In Brienomyrus brachyistius isolate T26 unplaced genomic scaffold, BBRACH_0.4 scaffold35, whole genome shotgun sequence, the sequence ACAGCCAATTCTGGGCCAAATGCTGTCCCTGAATCCATCAGAGGTGGCCCGAGATCCGGATCTTTCCGAGACAGACCTCAGCGGGCCTAAACGGACTCGGGAGCAGTGGCCAGACGATCAGCTCCTGCCAGGTCTGAAGGAGGAGGATCAGGAGCAGCGGCAGCTATACCTCCTACAGTACAAGCCGCAGGAGGTGCTGAAAAGGGAGGTCCGGCAGGAGGAGTCTGCGCAGGCGGATGGGCCGCAGCGGCCGACCAATCAGGGCCTGAAGAGGGAGGACCCTGGGCCCCAGCCACCTGTGCTCCCCAAGAAGCAAATACTGCCGACAGGGGATGGGCGGGGTCTCGGGAGCTTGGTGGTGAGCTTCAGGAGCAGCTGCCCGGGGGCGGTCAGGCCCTGGGTTCAGATGAAGGAGGAGTCGGCcttctcctcatcctcctctttGTCCACCTCCTCCTCATCTTCTTCCCGCTTGAGCGGTTACGAGGCCGAGGAGACTCCCATGGACACCAACCACAGCGGGGACGATGTGGAAAGCGAGCAGGAGGCGGCAGTCCGGCAGTCCCACTCCGTGCCCCAAGGAGGCGACGGCGGGCCGCTGGAGGCCGGGGCGGCGGCCGGAGATGCCTTCGTCATCTCTTTCGACAGCCCCTTCCCGGACCTCATCTCTGAGCTCATGGCCGAGGACGGCCGGCCGGCCCAGAGCGGTCGAGCCGCTTCCCCCTCACCCCAGACCCAGCCCCTGTCCTTCTGCTTTTCCTCCCCGGCTCAGGCCGTCTCTCTGCCCACggccaccggggggcgctatgtgGTGGAGTCGCAGGCCTTGCCTGCACCATCCTCGCTGCCTTTTCCCTCGTTGTCCCCCTCGGCACCGGCTGGCGACCCTGACACTGACCTCCATGCCCTGGCCACCATCACAGACTTCTCCCCAGAGTGGTCCTACCCGGAGGTGAGGGATGGGCGGGGCTTATGCCTGAATGCATAAATTAAAAGCGCATGCAAGAATTACGATACATAGTGTACATAAAGACAATGCGCATGTATATTTAGACAAGGGTAAAACGGTGTtatgtacagtaccagtcaaaagtctggacacacctgcttttaatgcatttgtctctgttttcaaGTGAAGTGGGTCTTTATTGTCATACGATTTATATACAATCCGCAGCACACAATGGCTTGAAGTAACGTTTGCACTCTTCAAATTAGCCCCTTCTGCTCTGATGGCCGCACTGCAGACTCTCGGCATTCATTCacccagcttccagatgtagccagcTGGGATGCTTCTCCAACAGGCCTGGAGGACTCTTCACAAGTTCAGATCAATTCGGTTTATTTctgtatagcgcctttcacccTTTCGCCCCGAGGCATTTTACATGGTATGTTGTGATACATTCCTGTatcatttatacagaataataaaaaaattgcaTGTTGACATTATAGAAAATATTATAGAAATAGTTCTGGACACAAGTCGGCTGTCTTGTcgatccaactcatcccaaaccagctctatagggtTCAGGTCGGGGGGGCCTGatcatctgtcacagcactgcGTCTCTGTCCTTGTTCACAAGATAATAACGTGCTTACATATCCTCCAGGTGTACTTAGGGACGGTATCTTGTTGAAAAGCAAATGattttcagtgtgtgtgtccaggtttttgattggtactgATCAAATCGTCTGATAGGAGAATCAGCTTTTATAGCATGGCAGTTGAAATGCTTTTCCGTTCTTTGCCACAGGGTGGCGTGAAGGTGCTGATCACGGGGCCCTGGACAGAGGCGATGCACCGCTATACCTGCATGTTCGACCACAGCACCGTGCCAGCCTCCCTCATCCAGCCGGGGGTGCTGCGTTGCTACTGTCCTGGTGAGGCTGTACTCGAAACTCCCACCAGATGCAGACAAAGTGTGTTGCTTTCATTAGGGAGCAGTGTTGCGTAGCTATATGTCAGACGCAATACATCCCGCTCACACTAGGTGGCAGTGCTGCACCGAAATTGCACCCCCGTGTGTCATAATAGCACTTCGATTGTGGCATCAGCGTTCCATGTTAAGATGCAGCGAGGGCGGACAGTTCCTGCTCTTTAGGTTATGAGAACACGCTGGTTTCCCTCCAAAATGCATCGCTCAGTATTTCTGCAGTCCTTATTAGGGCCTTGCCCTGTCTTACCTGGTGTGAAACTGCTGGAATTTCTGTCCCACATTTTAGCAGCAGCTCGGTCATCCCGTAACGGCAGCGGTTATTGCGGATATTTCCGGGGTTCTAAATGACCTTCGCTGTTTCCTCACAGCCCATGGAGCCGGCCTGGTGTCCCTGCAGGTTCTGGAGGACACGGTCAGGGTGTCATCCTCCGTGCTGTTTGAGTACCGCCCACGCAGCGCCTCCTCCCTGCCTTCCTCCCAGCTCGACTGGCTCTCCCTGGACGGTGAGTTcgcacctcctcatcctcctcttgCCCCCTTGCTCTCCTGCTCCGCACATGCACGCCCGGATTTTGGGGCCTCGTTTGTGGGAGGTGGGAGTGTGAGCTCTTGGCAGGAACGGGTCAGAGCGAGGAGGTGTGGCGGATCGGAGGTGTAGGGGGAGGCCGATCCGGGAATTCGAGGAGGGCAGGAGGAGGTGTCGCGAATGCCGCCAACCTCCCAGCGACAACAAACCTAGTCACAAGGTTTCCTGCCTGCTCGCTTTTCTCTGGGAAGAGCTTTAAATGGGAATATCACCCTGAGACTGACACAGTGCCTCCGCTGGCTCAGCATGCGAGGAAATTAATTACCAGGGCAGAGCTGGGCCGAGGCGTTacagtgaatgtgtgtgtgtgtgtctgtttgcctgtatgtatgtgtgtttccagatttccccacaatgtggaTAAAAACCTGTGTAGATCATGTTGGGACCATTTTtcaaactcagttttataaaaattggtgactgcaatcagaaaactaaaaatgccagaagttgTTGcagtttgtttggttacttctggttaaggttagggctggatggGGGTTACGGTCGTCATTGCCGGGATTAAGGttctgcccatagaaatgaacggacagtctccacaaagacatgaataaaagtgtgtgtgtgtgtgtgtgtgtgagcgggggTAGTGATGGCAGATTGTCTGGAGAAGGACACCAGTCACTGTCCCCAGATGGAGGCCGCTGGCCAGTCAGGGGTGTGTAGTGTCCTCAGCGCAGGGGGGAGAGTAACAGTCATCAGGCCCATTTATAGCGAGCGGCTCGTTCAGCCTGGGTGGGGGCAGTCGGGTCCCGTGGATCACAGGTAGATATGGACCACGCCGCCCGCCTTTTGTACCAGTGGCAGGTTACAGCTGTTCCTTTTGGgtatctgcccccccccgcctctcccccaatcccccctGTCCCGCCACAGACAGCCAGTTCCGCATGTTCATCCTGGAGAGGCTAGAGCAGATGGAGAGGCGCATGGCGGAGATGGCGGCTGGCAGCGACCAGCGGCAGCAGGCGAGTCAGCGGCCCACCACGGACACGGAGGAGAAGGCACCTGCCCCCCAGGTAACCCCCCCCACAAGGCCACCAGCTTAATCCAGACCCTCATGATACACGTACAGGAGAGCTTAAGAGGATCAAGGTGGAGTTTCCAGTTCTGGGTTCCAGAACCAGCAGTGCCAGATGAGGGAGACGAATCAGCCCATAACATCCCCCCGGGGGGGGGCCCTGTGCCTGAGGAAAAGGGAAGTTTATTACAGGCCTGGGTGCCTGGTGTCAAACAGGAAGTTGCTTGTTTTGAAATAGCGAAGTCTCTATTATAAGTGAAACTAAACACATCAGATCAGAGGTGTGATGAATCAAGCTGCGTCTTCCTTTTATTTAGAGTGCATATACCTCTGAGAGGGCGGGGTTTATCTCTAGGATCGTGCTATTGGATGAAAGTAGGTCGCCCCTGATTGGTTGAGCCGATGTTGAAACTGATAGGAACGGACATGGGTAAATAGGGAGGCCGATTCATCTAAACTTCTATTCGAAATGACAAAAAGTAGTAGAGCAGGTAGGGGGAGCTCACTTCGCAGTCGAACCCGTGACCCTGGGGGGGGGCGCGAGCCCGCAGCACAGGCCGTTGAGCTGACCCCAAAGGCACGCTGACAACACGATGAGGCTAAACTTCGGTGGGGCTGAAGAGGTGACATCAGTATGAAAATCAGGTGTTCAATTTCCCGGCTGGCCCCCAAGGGGGCCAAATTCACGGGAAATGACAGCGCGGTGCATTAACTGACGCCATGCGCTGGTTCCCGGGAAGCATACCAAAAAAACGTCCAAAGCTCGCCTGGCTCAGGGCCCAGTACTTTCTGGAAATTCATCCATTCTGGCACATTAATGAGATTATCTAGTTAAATATGTGGATAGGCGGCGGAGCTGTTAGCCAGCCAGTAGCACTGCTGTGCTGTTCGCTACAGCTTTGGCCCGCGACAGCTAGCTGCGATATGCACTGTTTTCTGCCACCTGGCAGACTTCCCTGCATTTTTTTCAGCTGTGGGTGGTTGTATCTCATgaattcacttttttttttttgcatggctTGTACCGTATTTCCATGTATATGACAGCACGGTGAATCACTGTAGCGCTGACGCAATTGTAAGCGAAGACCTGTAAGGTTACGGGTTCGAAATGAGCTCAGTCTGGGGGGAGTTTGCGCTTAGTTTTGGGGTTTACGGCAGTCTAAGAACATGCAGTTCGGAGAAACGCCGCAGAAATCGCAGCGCAAATTTCCCtttgggtgtatgtgtgtgtgtgacataaAGTGTATGTGCACTGCAAGTGATGgctgtcccatccagggtgacttCTAACCTGtgcccagtgcattctgggataggttTCAGACTCACACTACCTTGCACTCGTTAAGTATTTAATAGAAATGAATAGATGCATATTTGAATGATGTTGCAAAGCTCGTGGAGTCTAATCTTATGTCTgtctgggaccccccccccccccagtctggccCCTGGTTCGAGCAGAGGATAGTGGCTGTGTGCGAGAGCATGATGGCCAGAGGATGCTGGACCGGCGGGCGCGGCGATGGTGATGGCGGTGACAGGCTGCTGCACTCCGCCTGTTACCGAGGGATGACCCTCTTGCACCTGGCAGCCGCCCAGGGCTACGTGCAGCTCATCCACACGCTAATGCGCTGGAGGTGCGTAAGCCGCGGCATGGCGACGCGCCGCTGCTCGTCCCGGCTGACGCCCCGCCTGCACTGCGAAGCCCGCCACTTCATCACTGGAAGTGCAGCAGCTGTGCGACAGCCGCTCTCAGTCAAAGAACGTTGCGTTTAAATTATCTCGaagttggtgtaaaactatttcACATTCCTGTGAAAGTGAATCAGCgtaaccatttcaaaacctctcttgAAGTcagcccagtatttgcagcagccGTCCAATAAaccagtgtatttttttttttaaactggacCGCTACCCCAATACCTCgttgagttatttaactaattaaattaattaatggaGCCGGTGGGGAAATTGAGTCAATGCTTGTAATggttggggtgcccctgaggagaggttttggGAAATGAAACGGTGTTCATCTGGCCGTGTAAGGTGATCTCGGTAACGTTTTCGGAGGACGGGAGAAATTCGTGCTGGTTTTCATTGCGTGACTGTTAATTTGCATGCATTGTGGAGTagattttctgagcaaatatatacttgctacccagataaacagctttaaatagcttgtttgactgcctaagaccgcTGTACACATCGAGAGATTAAAGACACTACCACTAGTGAGAAGCCGAGCTTATGTCACTTCTGCCTTTTGTTAATGCATTTAATCAACCTGCTTTTACTTTTTCTGCTCCCTGCCGACCTCCCCCACCCTCCAGGAACGTGAACTCAGACAGTCTGGACCTGGAGCAGGAGGTGGACCCCCTGAACGTGGATCACTTCTCCTGCACGCCTCTGGTAGGTCTGGACCCCAGCTGGACCCCTAGGGCTCTGCTAATGTGGTCCTCCTGTATTCAGGCCCTGAAAGTGGCAGTGGGGGAGGGGTTTAAAATCCAGCTGGGTTCAGTGCCCCTGACTGTCAGGTCCCTGGGAGGACTGAGCCTGGGTGGGCATGAGGAGTCAACTGCAGAGGATGAGGTGCTGTCCAGTCAGCTTGGAGTCGGGCTCCCAGCCCAACTAGCTAGCAAACATGACTCAGAGTCCATAAAAGTAAGAGcaataaaaaaacagaaattaaaaaagaaatgcaGTTTATTTCTCGGTATAACTTCCCTGTCACGCAAAGCCAGCTGGACGGGCTTCCTCTTTTTCAACCCCTCATGTAGGATGTGTAAGCAGGATGTTAGCACAAAGGCCTCCATAGCCACCTAAGCTGAGAGCTAGCTGACGTCGTCTTTTGCAGATGTGGGCGTGCGCCctcggccaccagggggcagcagtgcTACTGTATCACTGGAACAGTCTGGCTGTGGACATCCCGGACTCCCTGGGGCGGTTGCCCCTGGCCGTGGCTCGCTCCCGGGGCCACACCCGGCTGGCCGACTGCCTGGAAGAGCTCATCGCCCAGTGGGGGGCCGCAGGTGAAGGGGCTGACCTGGGCCAGACCACGCCACTGCCGCCCCCACCCTCACCGCTCTCCAGCAGCCCTGACACAGGTCATTGTTCTCTCTTTTCCTGCAGACCATAATATTCCATTTATATTTAGATTTACATTATTCATCTCCATGGTAACCATAAATTACAAGTCATCTGAAggttcttctcctctctctgtgGCTTCTCCCACCCAGGTCTGAGCTCCTGCAGCAGTCTCGCTTCCCCTGGCGACCCTCCATCGCGATCTCCTAGCTCCGCTTACTCCAgtggctccgccccccccagctcacCCCTCCACAGTCCCGCTGACGCCATGGACACCACAGGACCCTCACCCTCTGGGTCTTCACCACCGTCTTCACCGCCTGGTACCTCACCTCACCTCCGGCTGCCCCTGCCTCCCTGGGAGCCCACCCAGGAGCCATCCTTCCTCATGGAGTATGAGTCAGCCGGCAGCCCCCCTGGAACGCCTCATTCCAAGCATACCGACTTTGAGGCCGAGCTGCTTGGTTTAGGCGAGGATGCTGAGAATGAGGACTACCTGCCAGCTGTGGAAGACCTTCAGGTGACACCTGTGCTTCCAAATACCTGCACACAGGCTTTATAAACACTTGCCTGTACTGCCCAAAGACTTGCACACGGGTTTTATAAACACTTGCCTATACTGCCCAAAGACCTGCACACAGGCTTTATAAACACTTGCCTGTACTGCCCAAAGACCTGCACACAGGCTTTATAAAGACTTGCCTGCACTGCCCAAAGACCTGCACACAGGCTTTATAAACACTTGCCTGTATTGCCAAAAGACCTGCACACAGGCTTTATAAACACTTGCCTGTACTTCCAAAAGACCTGCAAACACGCTTTATAAATACTTGCCTGTACTACCCAAAGACCTCCACACAATCTTTATAAACACTTGCCTGTACTGCCCAAAGACCTGCACACAGGCTTTATAAACACTTGCCTGTACTGCCCAAAGACCTGGACACAGGCTTTATAAACACTTGTCTGTACTGCCAAAAGACCTACACACAGGCTTTATAAAGGCTTTCCTGTATTGCCAAAAGACCTGCACACAGGCTTTATAAACACTTGCCTTGTACTGCCCAAAGACCTGCACACAGGTTTTATAAACACTTGCCTGTACTGCCAAAAGACCTACACACAGGCTTTATAAAGGCTTTCCTGTATTGCCAAAAGACCTGCACACAGGCTTTATAAACACTTGCCTGTACTTCCAAAAGACCTGCACACAGGCTTTATAAACACTTGCCTGTACTGCCAAAAGACCTACACACATGCTTTATAAAGGCTTTCCTGTATTGCCAAAAGACCTGCACACAGGCTTTATAAACACTTGCCTGTACTTCCAAAAGACCTGCAAACACGCTTTATAAATACTTGCCTGTACTACCCAAAGACCTCCACACAATCTTTATAAACACTTGCCTGTACTGCCCAAAGACCTGCACACAGGCTTTATAAACACTTGCCTGTACTGCCCAAAGACCTGCACACAGGCTTTATAAACACTTGCCTGTACTGCCCAAAGACCTGCACACAGGCTTTATAAACACTTGCCTGTACTGCCCAAAGACCTGCACACAAGCTTTGTAAACACATACCTGCGCTGTCCAAACAAACGTACACAGGCTGCATAGACAAACAAAGCTGTCCCAAAATTAACTCCTCTGGTTCTCCTCCACTGGTCTCCTTGTCCAGGTGGACATGGTGACTCTTGCAGAACAGATCATTGAGGCCACGCCAGACCACATAAAGCAGGATGAGCTTCCCCGGGAGTCACCACTCCGGGAGAGGCAGGATAATGCCACCATCCCCGACACCATGCCTTGGCTGGCCACCTACCTGGACACGGCAGACACTCTGCCGACACCATCGGCACCTAGGTTCTGCTTCCCTGTCACTCATGCTTAGCATCTTCTAGGCAGTGATTCTGCTGTGGACGCTCACCATCTGCTGTCCTCTGTTCTTCCTGTTCCGGGCGGGAGCAGGTGTGTCCGATCCTCGCCGCTCCCGCTCTCTTCCAGGTCTCCCCGCTCCCCACAGCCCCCGTCTCCCCTTGGtgccctggcactccagcggcTGCGTCCACCCAACAGCGCCGCCTGGGCCGAGTTCCTGGGTGCCTCGGCCAACAGGCGCATGGAGCACGACTTCGCCCTGCTGACTCTGAGTGACAGCGAACAGCGGGAGCTCTACGAGGCCGCCCGCGTCATCCAGAACGCCTTCCGCAGATACAAGGTGTGTGCCCATTACCCAGCATGCCTTGCGGTTAAAGCTGCGAGCCGCTGATCTTCAGATACCCCCTGGGTTTCTCGTCACACGCTGCTGATTACCCAGCATACCCTGGGGCTAAAGATAAATGCTGCTGATTTCCAGGCGTCCTTTGGGTTCTGTGTCATGTGCTGCAGATTACCCAGCATACCCTGGGGCTAAAGCTAAATGTTGCTGATTTTCAGGTGTCCCCTGGGTGTCGTGTCGCCTGCTGCTGATTACCCAGCATGCCGTGTGTTATGCCCTGTCCACGAACCTctcccatgccgccccctcccccccctcccaaggcAGCTCTCTCACCACTCTTTGGCCTCTCTCTCAGGGTCGCAGGCTGAAGGAGCAGCAGGACATGGCGGCCGCCATCATCCAGAGGTGCTACAGGAAGTATAAGCAGGTACTGCTCTTCGTCAGTAGGGGGCGCCAGCGAGCCATACCAAGCCGCGCCTCCATCCTGCGGTGGCACTTTTCCAGACATCCACACACCTGCTGGGGACTCATTCCATGGCGCCACGAAGAAAGGGCTTGTAATTGTGTATGGTTGAAATCTAAGGAGATTTCAGCAGTTAGTTCCTCCGGGCACCTAACTTGAATTGCTATGTTAATCATATTAAGTCTGTGCACACATACAAGCCCTGCCAGTTGCTCTGAATGAAAGTGTCAGATACGTAATTTAATACAGCAAGGTGGCCCTAACCCTGCTCATACCT encodes:
- the LOC125721780 gene encoding calmodulin-binding transcription activator 2-like isoform X4, whose amino-acid sequence is MNNKESTTESDNSKQMKVFLPNKLLECLPRTSTLPKERLRWNTNEEIASYLISFDRHEEWLSCTLKTRPLNGSIILYNRKKVKYRKDGYCWKKRKDGKTTREDHMKLKVQGMECLYGCYVHSSIVPTFHRRCYWLLQNPDIVLVHYLNVPSLEDCGKVSRPLLCAVAERRDSLRWSREELLSQLKPMFHSIKWSCGNGSSNGSSDLSIEQLVQHIMESQQTKPQPRTHACLCSTALASPGANIPHRCNSTKHRIISPKLPPHHADVQGLASGSEGGGCREAEGSEAPAGVGGAAGGAVPGKAQTPVTAVRRLGVRSPAAPQDGAGASPCSGADSSSSSSSSSSLSSSSPPKPHQASSLTLGSNGAACNGFYSNQQSLATVTLPQNAVIVMTTAISRAKDGEDAKGERATPASPCLSVAQSSCLVLSPVPPNPDTPPPPSASAPHTPVSAAAAASSCPTSGGPPTPRTACPTPGVATLSLTLLSSPVIGGLLLTDRLLPGADPPASLSLLSPHPPSPSPSPLPVTSGLSPSLSAHSPHTLPPSSPPSGLPSSDTPVAFDPDSFLNSPKQGQTYGGPSHPRSHPSPSPTLSPSSQAPSLALSLSPASPPSSSPPSSLSSFSSEAERGRDMDRESAPLIPTSPHLSFPLSPSQPPSPMPPLCLESSLNLDTLNTLEPVDPARGGSVQLARAGDEDGGRCLEGQPILGQMLSLNPSEVARDPDLSETDLSGPKRTREQWPDDQLLPGLKEEDQEQRQLYLLQYKPQEVLKREVRQEESAQADGPQRPTNQGLKREDPGPQPPVLPKKQILPTGDGRGLGSLVVSFRSSCPGAVRPWVQMKEESAFSSSSSLSTSSSSSSRLSGYEAEETPMDTNHSGDDVESEQEAAVRQSHSVPQGGDGGPLEAGAAAGDAFVISFDSPFPDLISELMAEDGRPAQSGRAASPSPQTQPLSFCFSSPAQAVSLPTATGGRYVVESQALPAPSSLPFPSLSPSAPAGDPDTDLHALATITDFSPEWSYPEGGVKVLITGPWTEAMHRYTCMFDHSTVPASLIQPGVLRCYCPAHGAGLVSLQVLEDTVRVSSSVLFEYRPRSASSLPSSQLDWLSLDDSQFRMFILERLEQMERRMAEMAAGSDQRQQASQRPTTDTEEKAPAPQSGPWFEQRIVAVCESMMARGCWTGGRGDGDGGDRLLHSACYRGMTLLHLAAAQGYVQLIHTLMRWRNVNSDSLDLEQEVDPLNVDHFSCTPLMWACALGHQGAAVLLYHWNSLAVDIPDSLGRLPLAVARSRGHTRLADCLEELIAQWGAAGEGADLGQTTPLPPPPSPLSSSPDTGLSSCSSLASPGDPPSRSPSSAYSSGSAPPSSPLHSPADAMDTTGPSPSGSSPPSSPPGTSPHLRLPLPPWEPTQEPSFLMEYESAGSPPGTPHSKHTDFEAELLGLGEDAENEDYLPAVEDLQVTPVLPNTCTQAL